A single genomic interval of Panthera uncia isolate 11264 unplaced genomic scaffold, Puncia_PCG_1.0 HiC_scaffold_1596, whole genome shotgun sequence harbors:
- the LOC125917222 gene encoding pachytene checkpoint protein 2 homolog encodes MDEAVGDLKQALPCVAEAPTVHVEVHQRSGSTAKKEDIKLSVRKLLNRHNIVFGDYTWTEFDDPFLSRNVQSVSIVDTELKVKDPQPIDLGACTISLHVFQLNEGGPSSETLEEETENITAASHWVLPAAEFHGLWDSLVYDVEVKSHLLDYVMTTLLFSDKNVDSNLIAWNRVVLLHGPPGTGKTSLCKALAQKLTIRLSSRYRYGQLIEINSHSLFSKWFSESGKLVTKMFQKIQDLIDDRDALVFVLIDEVESLTAARNACRAGTEPSDAIRVVNAVLTQIDQIKR; translated from the exons ATGGACGAGGCCGTGGGCGACCTGAAGCAGGCGCTGCCCTGCGTGGCCGAGGCGCCGACCGTCCACGTGGAGGTGCACCAGCGGAGCGGCAG CACTGCCAAAAAGGAAGATATAAAGCTGAGCGTTAGAAAGCTGCTCAACAGACATAACATTGTGTTTGGTGACTACACGTGGACCGAGTTTGATGATCCTTTTCTGAGCAGAAACGTGCAGTCTGTGTCTATTGTTGACACAGAGTTGAAGGTTAAAGACCCACAG CCCATCGACTTGGGTGCCTGCACGATTTCGCTTCACGTCTTCCAGCTGAATGAGGGCGGCCCCAGCAGTGAGACTCTGGAGGAGGAGACCGAGAACATAACTGCGGCGAGTCACTGGGTCCTGCCCGCAG ctGAATTCCATGGGCTTTGGGACAGCCTGGTATATGATGTGGAAGTCAAGTCTCAT CTCCTCGATTACGTGATGACAACCTTGCTGTTTTCAGACAAGAACGTCGACAGCAATCTCATCGCCTGGAACCGGGTGGTGCTGCTTCACG GTCCTCCGGGAACTGGAAAAACATCCCTGTGTAAGGCACTAGCCCAGAAATTGACCATCAGACTTTCGAGCAG GTACCGGTACGGCCAATTAATTGAAATAAACAGCCACAGCCTCTTCTCTAAGTGGTTTTCGGAA AGTGGCAAGCTGGTAACGAAGATGTTCCAGAAGATTCAGGACTTGATTGATGACAGAGATGCGCTGGTGTTTGTGCTGATTGATGAG GTGGAGAGCCTCACGGCCGCCCGCAACGCTTGCAGAGCAGGTACCGAGCCGTCAGATGCCATCCGTGTGGTCAACGCTGTCTTAACCCAGATCGATCAGATTAAGAGGTAA